The stretch of DNA GGCGCCGGAACGTCAGCACGTCCGGCCCGGAGATGCTGCGACGGAGCCCCTCCAGTGCGTCCAGCAGCACCTGCGGCAGGCCGAAGCGGCCACAGGGCGCATCCGGGAACCAGCGATGCAGCAGCGCCGTGGAGCGGGGCGTGCGCATCAGCTCGGTGGTGGGCGGGCTCAACACGATGCTGTCGAGCCCCGTGTGTCGGAAGAGCTGCTCCAGGAGGTCTCCCTGGTGCGCCAGGTCTTCCATCATGCGGCAATTGCGAACCGTCCTCGCCAGGATGGGCGTCAGCCGCTGCAAGAACGAGCGCTCCTTCTCCGTGAAGGCCTTCCGGGTCTCCCGGTACAGCGTGAAGCCGCTGTGCCAGCCCAGGCCCAGGTCCATCAACACGGACAACACCCGCTCCACCGGCATGTGCATCTCCCGGCAGTACGCATACATGGCGCTGTCGTGCATCTGCCGGCGCGACAGCATCTCGGTGTCCCGCAGCACGGTGTTGGGCCGCCGAATCACCGCCGAGCTCACGAAACACGCGTCTGATATCTCTGGATAGCGGTCGAAGAAGACCTGCGGCATGTCCTGGACCATCGGCCAGTCGTATTGGCCGGGCGCCCCTGGATTGGACACACACAACCCTCCGAAGTCCGCCGCCAGCACGCGTGACAGAATCCGGTGGGACTCCGAGAAGGCTTCCTTCAGGTCGAGCGAGCTGCTCAACGCCGTCATCACCTCCAGGAGCACCTGCTCCCCCTGCATGGAACCCGGCTGACGCTTCACGCGCATGACCTTCCTCCCGGTTGGATTCGAGTGTCGGCACGACGTCCGGGGTGTTTCTACCATGCGCGGCAACGACAGCCTTTCTCACGCCCCTGGGTTCGGATGACGTCACCCCTATGGGTGATGCCGGCGCTCGCTGCGACTCCCGTATGTTCCTCGAGCCCTTTCGCCGTGTCTGTCCATTCGCTGGAGGTCCCATGTCCCCGCAGCCGTGCTTGCTTCGTCTCACGTCGAGGATGTCATTGCTCGTGCTCCTGGCCGCCCTGAGCGTCGTCACCTGGGGCGCGCCGGCCCAGGCTCGAACGCCCGGAGGCATCATCGGCGTCGGGTATCATGGCCATCAGGGTCCGCCGCCGTGGGTGGATGCCGCGTGCCGGTTCACGGCGGTCCACAAGCCCTGTGTCTGTGCACTCCCCGCCGTCGCCCCGCTCGATGAAACCCTGGGCTGCTCGAACACGAGCCAGGCCTGGGCCGACCTGGACGCGACGAACACCTGCACCCGGCTCTGTACGCATCCGGCGAACAACCCGTCCGACACCGGCGGCACCGTGGCGCGCCCCGGGGGTTCGGCGGAGGGCGAGGTCCTGTTCAGGGGCGCCGGCACCGTGAGGCGCCGGCAGTCGGGCGGCTATGTGGGGTTCGTCCCGTACAGCGAGGCGCCCCTCGGGTACGGCCTGGAGGTGGAGTGGGTGGCCTCGGCGCTGGTGGATGCCACCACCGTGCCCTGGGTCTTCCTGGAGGACATGGGCCCGGCCATCCAGTGGGATGACGCGAAAGGGAGCGCCGCCTTCATCCAGGCCTACGCGAGCGAGCGCGGCGCGCCCCAGCCCATCGGGACCTGCCGCCACGTCCTCCAGGTCGCCTGCCCGCTGCGGGACGTGAAGCTCGGTGACCGCCTCCAGGTCTGCTCGGGACAGAGCGAGGAGGACGCCAGGCGCATCGCCCAGATGGGCTGCGCGCCGCTGCGCTACGAGGTGCTGAGCCGCTCCTGGAGCCCCTGGGCCCTCTATGGCGCCCATGCGGAGGCGCAGTTCCTCGCGCCCTCGGCCACCGTCGTCGCCGTGGGGCCCCGGCAGTTCGTGGGCTACGTCCCGTCCAGCCTGCAGGTCGTGGGCCTCCACGATGACTGGACCCGGCTGGCCGAGGCACTGCTGGAGCGCACCGGCGGTACCACCGTGTGGCTCGCCGGCCCAGCGGAGTTCTACGCACCCAAGGGGGAGTAACCCACGGGCGGGCCCCGAGGAGTTCAGCCCGGCGCGTACCGCGGCGCCACCACGCCCGCGCCGAACTCCTCGCGGCCCACGAGCTTCAGGTCGACGCGCTCCGACGCCCGCGTGGCACAATCACGCGATGACTCGTTACGCGCTCCTGCTCCGAGGCGTGAATGTGGGCACGAAGAACAGCCTGCCGATGGCCGAGCTGCGCGCGATGCTGGCGCAGCTCGGCTGCGTCGACGTGAAGACCTACGTGCAGAGCGGCAACGCGGTGTTCGCCACGAAGCTCGGCGTGGCGGCGCTCACGAAGGGCATCGAGGACGCGCTGGAGCAGTACATGGGGCGGCCCATCGCCACGACGCTCCGGACGCTGAAGCAGCTGCAAGCCATCGTCGACGGCAACCCGTTCGCGGACGTGGCGACGAACCCCTCCTTCCTGTGTGTGACGTTCCTCTCGGACGCGCCGACGAAGGCGGAGCTGGCGCCCCTGCATGCCCAGGACTGGGGGCCGGAGCTGTTCCAGGTCGCGGGCAAGGAGATCTACTCCTGGTACCCGAACGGCCAGGGGAAGAGCGCGTTGGCGGGCGCGCTCGGGAAGCTGGCCTTGCGCGGCACGGTCACGACGCGCAACTGGAACACCGTGCTGAAGCTGCTGGCGCTGCTCGGCTAGGCTCCGAGAGGCGAGGGCGACCGCATCCATGTGGCCGCCACGCGCTTCCTCCCCTGCGACTGAGAGGGTCAGGCCCGCCGGGGGGACTCCGGAGCGCCGTGCTCCATCACCCAGTCGAGCGCGCGGCGCGCCCGCGTGGAGAGCTGCTTCCGTGAGGGATAGACGGCGAACAGCTCTCGCGGCTCCGGGGTGCGCCCCTTCACGGTGAGCGGCACGAGCTTCTTGCCATGCGCGGCGACCAGCTCCCTGGCCGCGCTGACCACGCCCAGGCCCGCCAGGGCGGCCGCCACCGCCACCTGGGTGTCGTTCACCGCGACGCGAACCTCCATCGGTCGGACCTCCTCCACGCCGCCGTCACGGCGGCGCAGGCGCCACACCCCGCGAGGCATCGCCATCACCGCCGGCACCTTCGCGAGCGCCTCCCGGGTCAGCTGCGTCTGGCCCTTCAAGGTGTCCTGCACGAAGCGAGGGGAGGCCGCGAACACGGACTCGATGCTCCACAGCCGCCGCGCCACCAGCTCGGCGTCCCGGATGGGGCCCACCCGGAAGGCGAGGTCGAACCCCTCTTCCACCAGGTCCACCACGGCGTTGGTGAGCGTCAGCTCCACGGCCACGCGTGGATGCCGGGCCGCGAAGGAGAACAGCAAGGGGGCGATGCGCTGGCCTCCAGAGGTCACGGGCGCCGTCACCCGCAGCCTGCCGGCGGGCTCTTCCTCCCGGTCCACGGACTGGTCGAGCACCGCGCCGAGCTGGTCCAGCAGCGGCCCCGCTCGCTCCAGCAGCCGCGTGCCTTCCAGCGTCAAGCCCACGCGCCGCGACGTGCGTTGGAGGAGCCGCGTCCCCAGCGTCTCCTCCAGGAGCGCTATCCGGCGACTGACGGTGCTGGTGGACATCCCCAGGCGCTTCGCGGCCTCCACGAAGCTCAGC from Myxococcus fulvus encodes:
- a CDS encoding DUF1697 domain-containing protein; this encodes MTRYALLLRGVNVGTKNSLPMAELRAMLAQLGCVDVKTYVQSGNAVFATKLGVAALTKGIEDALEQYMGRPIATTLRTLKQLQAIVDGNPFADVATNPSFLCVTFLSDAPTKAELAPLHAQDWGPELFQVAGKEIYSWYPNGQGKSALAGALGKLALRGTVTTRNWNTVLKLLALLG
- a CDS encoding LysR family transcriptional regulator; this encodes MNGTLVDENLGLFVAVARQLSFVEAAKRLGMSTSTVSRRIALLEETLGTRLLQRTSRRVGLTLEGTRLLERAGPLLDQLGAVLDQSVDREEEPAGRLRVTAPVTSGGQRIAPLLFSFAARHPRVAVELTLTNAVVDLVEEGFDLAFRVGPIRDAELVARRLWSIESVFAASPRFVQDTLKGQTQLTREALAKVPAVMAMPRGVWRLRRRDGGVEEVRPMEVRVAVNDTQVAVAAALAGLGVVSAARELVAAHGKKLVPLTVKGRTPEPRELFAVYPSRKQLSTRARRALDWVMEHGAPESPRRA
- a CDS encoding helix-turn-helix transcriptional regulator; this translates as MRVKRQPGSMQGEQVLLEVMTALSSSLDLKEAFSESHRILSRVLAADFGGLCVSNPGAPGQYDWPMVQDMPQVFFDRYPEISDACFVSSAVIRRPNTVLRDTEMLSRRQMHDSAMYAYCREMHMPVERVLSVLMDLGLGWHSGFTLYRETRKAFTEKERSFLQRLTPILARTVRNCRMMEDLAHQGDLLEQLFRHTGLDSIVLSPPTTELMRTPRSTALLHRWFPDAPCGRFGLPQVLLDALEGLRRSISGPDVLTFRRPGRSLKVTFLRLPGQSGRMPWALVFQEVQHGAQAPAEWRKRLTPREMDVVERVLNGWDNQTIADDMDSSLNTLKTHLKRVYAKLAVPSRAKLILLAQEHGAGAEGWPPRS